One part of the Candidatus Polarisedimenticolia bacterium genome encodes these proteins:
- a CDS encoding protein kinase, which produces MPLAPGARLGPYEILALIGAGGMGEVYRARDPRLGREVAIKVLPDEVSADRERLSRFEQEARAASALNHPNILAIFDIGTQSDVPYVVSELLEGETLRDRLAGAPLPARKATDYAIQIAEGLAAAQERGIVHRDLKPENLFVTADGRIKILDFGLAKVTRPDAPGVPRPEAPTIATETRPGVVMGTLGYMSPEQVRGQPADPRSDIFAFGAVLYEMLTGHRAFRRATAADTMSAILKEEPEFAPAHPGVPPPLEHIVLRCLEKSPKERFQSARDLAFALRQSSSASAAPQSVSSPAPRSRLILWLALGGLVVLLATLFAVNAGRIRGRLPVASGPARIRSLAVLPLENLSRDPEQEYFADGMTDELIADISQIGALRVISRTSVMEYKGAKKPLPEIARALNVDAMVEGSVLRSGDRVRITAQLIDAKSDRHLWAKSYERDMKEVLALQSEVARAIAGEIRVKITPQEQARLTTARPIEPEALEAYLLGRHHLDAGSPEGLPKALRYFQLALEKEPRYALAYTGIADYYSILSFYSRLSPKEAFPQAKAAVMKALEIDENLAEGHSSLAYVLAYYDWDWSGAEREFKRALELNPSYASGHHSYSRYLAARGRLEEATTEIERAQELDPLAPWLKANKAMLAYFGGDYGQAIKELNVTLELSPDFAVAIWGLGLAYEQEGKYEEALAALQKTTTLSPSLNFKASLGHAYGAAGKKREARAVLDALMEQAKQRYVPSYYFALTHAGLGEKDRAFEWLEKACAERSTLLAYLKMDPRLAGLRSDPRFGDLFAARRPLAVKSTSRRTMEARGGGSGVPLLVDRDRDVSLRRPFPLFRERRRAEAGT; this is translated from the coding sequence ATGCCCCTCGCTCCCGGCGCACGATTGGGTCCCTATGAAATCCTCGCCCTAATTGGCGCGGGGGGAATGGGCGAGGTGTATCGTGCCCGCGATCCCCGTCTGGGCAGGGAAGTGGCCATCAAGGTACTGCCCGATGAGGTCTCTGCGGATCGGGAGCGGTTGAGCCGCTTCGAGCAGGAGGCCCGCGCAGCCTCGGCCTTGAATCATCCCAACATCCTGGCGATCTTCGACATCGGGACGCAGAGTGATGTCCCGTACGTGGTCTCGGAGCTGCTCGAGGGGGAGACGCTGCGGGATCGGCTCGCCGGCGCGCCCCTGCCGGCGCGCAAGGCCACCGACTACGCGATCCAGATCGCGGAAGGCCTCGCGGCGGCGCAGGAGAGGGGAATCGTTCATCGCGACTTGAAGCCCGAGAACCTCTTCGTGACGGCGGACGGCAGGATCAAGATCCTCGACTTCGGCTTGGCCAAGGTGACCCGGCCTGACGCCCCGGGAGTTCCGCGGCCGGAGGCTCCGACGATTGCGACGGAGACGAGGCCGGGTGTGGTGATGGGAACCCTCGGGTACATGTCGCCGGAGCAGGTACGGGGCCAGCCGGCCGACCCCCGCTCGGACATTTTCGCTTTCGGGGCGGTCCTGTATGAAATGCTGACGGGACACCGGGCGTTCCGGCGCGCCACCGCCGCTGACACTATGAGCGCGATTCTCAAGGAGGAGCCGGAGTTCGCTCCGGCCCACCCGGGCGTCCCCCCACCACTCGAGCACATCGTCCTGCGTTGTCTGGAAAAGAGCCCCAAGGAGCGCTTCCAGTCTGCCCGCGACCTGGCCTTTGCTCTCCGGCAAAGCTCGAGTGCTTCCGCCGCTCCCCAATCGGTCTCCTCGCCGGCGCCGCGATCCCGCTTGATTCTCTGGCTGGCGCTTGGGGGCCTCGTGGTTTTGCTGGCCACGCTCTTCGCGGTGAATGCGGGCCGGATCCGTGGGCGGCTCCCGGTGGCGAGCGGGCCGGCTCGAATCCGATCGCTCGCCGTGTTGCCACTGGAAAACCTCTCACGGGACCCGGAGCAGGAATACTTCGCCGATGGAATGACCGACGAGCTCATCGCCGACATCTCCCAGATCGGCGCGCTCCGCGTCATCTCGCGCACCTCGGTGATGGAGTACAAGGGCGCGAAGAAACCGTTGCCCGAGATCGCGCGGGCTCTGAACGTGGACGCGATGGTCGAGGGCTCGGTGCTGCGCTCCGGAGACCGGGTGCGAATCACGGCGCAGTTGATCGACGCGAAGAGCGATCGGCATCTCTGGGCGAAAAGCTACGAGCGCGACATGAAGGAGGTTCTGGCCCTGCAAAGCGAGGTGGCGCGCGCGATCGCCGGAGAGATTCGGGTCAAGATCACGCCGCAGGAGCAGGCGCGGCTCACGACCGCCCGTCCGATCGAGCCGGAAGCTCTCGAGGCGTATCTCCTGGGCCGCCATCACCTGGACGCCGGGAGCCCGGAGGGGTTGCCGAAGGCGCTTCGATACTTCCAGCTGGCGCTCGAGAAGGAGCCGCGCTACGCGCTCGCCTACACCGGGATCGCGGATTACTACAGCATCCTGTCCTTCTACAGCCGGCTGTCTCCCAAGGAGGCGTTCCCGCAAGCGAAGGCCGCGGTGATGAAGGCGTTGGAGATCGACGAGAATCTGGCGGAGGGGCACTCCTCCCTGGCCTACGTTCTGGCCTATTACGACTGGGACTGGAGCGGGGCGGAGAGGGAGTTCAAGCGCGCGCTCGAGTTGAATCCCAGCTATGCCTCGGGCCACCACTCTTACAGCAGATACCTCGCGGCCAGGGGCCGCCTGGAGGAAGCGACGACCGAGATCGAGCGCGCCCAGGAGCTGGATCCTCTCGCGCCGTGGCTCAAGGCAAACAAGGCGATGCTTGCGTACTTCGGCGGCGACTACGGCCAGGCCATCAAGGAGCTGAACGTCACGCTGGAGCTGAGCCCGGACTTCGCCGTCGCGATCTGGGGCCTCGGCCTGGCCTATGAGCAAGAGGGGAAGTACGAGGAGGCCCTGGCCGCCCTGCAAAAGACGACAACCCTCTCGCCCAGCCTGAACTTCAAGGCATCGCTGGGTCATGCGTACGGGGCTGCGGGGAAGAAGCGCGAAGCACGAGCGGTGCTCGATGCCTTGATGGAGCAAGCCAAGCAAAGGTACGTTCCGTCGTACTATTTCGCTTTGACGCATGCCGGACTGGGCGAGAAGGATCGAGCGTTTGAATGGCTCGAGAAGGCGTGTGCGGAGCGCTCGACCCTGCTGGCCTATCTCAAGATGGACCCGAGGCTCGCGGGTCTGCGCTCGGACCCGCGGTTTGGGGACCTGTTTGCGGCGCGTCGGCCTCTCGCCGTGAAATCCACGAGCCGGAGGACGATGGAAGCTAGGGGAGGAGGATCCGGAGTGCCACTCCTCGTTGATCGGGATCGAGATGTAAGCTTGCGGAGACCCTTTCCTCTCTTCCGAGAAAGGCGTCGTGCAGAAGCAGGGACGTGA